Proteins encoded within one genomic window of Ostreibacterium oceani:
- the csrA gene encoding carbon storage regulator CsrA: MLILTRRVGETIVINKDIRVTVLAAKGNQLRLGIDAPPEVEVHREEIFNRIHGIEVAQEAAPEETQRSVEEEENFNR; the protein is encoded by the coding sequence ATGTTAATACTTACTCGTCGTGTTGGTGAAACCATTGTTATTAATAAAGATATTCGCGTTACTGTGCTAGCAGCTAAGGGCAATCAATTACGATTAGGTATTGATGCGCCGCCTGAGGTTGAAGTGCACCGAGAAGAAATTTTTAACCGGATTCATGGGATTGAAGTTGCGCAAGAAGCAGCGCCAGAAGAGACGCAGCGAAGCGTTGAAGAAGAGGAAAACTTTAATCGCTAG
- the aceE gene encoding pyruvate dehydrogenase (acetyl-transferring), homodimeric type gives MNQSYNDIDPQETQEWLDALDAVANADGHSRAEFIIEALQTRIAKFTGKMPFSANTPYVNTIPRALDKPLPGNQQLEKKIVALVRWNAMAMVVKANRISPELGGHIASFASSATLYQMGLNHFWRAPSDHHGGDLIFFQGHSSPGIYARAYLEGRLNKEDLHRFRQECDGDGLSSYPHPWLMKDFWQFPTVSMGLGPIMAIYQARFMKYLQHRGLIPEEDRKVWCFIGDGETDEPESLGAISLAAREKLDNLIFVINCNLQRLDGPVRGNGKIIQELEANFRGNGWNVIKVLWGSVWDEFLENDKDGLLRKVMEECVDGEYQAFKAKSGAYTRDKFWGKHPDLKARVAHLSDDEIWAMKRGGHDVQKVYTAYDAAVNTTGQPTVILAKTVKGYGMGEAGEGQNTTHSQKKMGRDALIQFRDRFDIPISDEEIDDAPFYRPPEDSEEIQYLKGLRAALGGSIPARRWQIEPLQTPELETFKALLESSGDREMSTTMALVRILSTLARDKVIGKRIVPIVPDEARTFGMEGMFRQMGIYSPSGQLYEPEDADQLMWYKEEKNGQILEEGINEAGAMSDWIAASTAYSHHNIQMIPFYIYYSMFGFQRIGDLAWAAGDMQAKGFMIGGTAGRTTLAGEGLQHQDGHSHINAHTIPNCIAYDPTFAYELAVIIQDGMRRMYQENESVFYYITTMNENYTHPAMPDDPKVRDGIVNGMYLFKKAGRHKIKAQLMGCGAILREVIAAAEILESEYQVACNIWSTPGINQLRKNGEDCERWSLLHPDKKPRLPFITQCLDKQTGPVVCATDYIKLYADSLRPYVPNKFVALGTDGYGRSDTRKKLREHFEVNAKHIVVSTLCALHDMGEVDLKTVKAAFKKYDINPDKPNPVTQ, from the coding sequence ATGAACCAAAGCTACAATGATATTGACCCGCAAGAAACCCAAGAATGGCTTGACGCGCTAGATGCCGTTGCCAATGCCGACGGACATAGCCGAGCGGAATTCATTATTGAGGCACTACAGACACGAATCGCCAAATTCACTGGTAAAATGCCATTTAGCGCTAACACGCCCTATGTCAACACGATCCCAAGAGCCCTCGACAAGCCACTGCCTGGCAATCAGCAACTTGAGAAAAAAATCGTTGCCTTAGTGCGCTGGAACGCAATGGCAATGGTCGTCAAGGCCAACCGCATATCACCTGAGCTTGGTGGACATATCGCAAGCTTTGCCTCATCAGCAACCTTGTATCAAATGGGACTAAACCATTTTTGGCGGGCACCGTCTGATCACCACGGCGGCGATTTAATTTTTTTCCAAGGCCACAGCTCACCAGGCATCTATGCCCGCGCCTACCTAGAAGGCCGCTTAAACAAAGAAGACCTGCATCGATTCCGCCAAGAATGCGATGGCGATGGCTTATCGTCTTACCCTCACCCTTGGCTGATGAAAGATTTTTGGCAATTCCCCACTGTCTCTATGGGGCTGGGGCCGATTATGGCGATTTACCAAGCCCGTTTCATGAAATACCTCCAGCATCGAGGGCTAATCCCCGAGGAAGACCGCAAAGTCTGGTGCTTTATCGGTGACGGAGAAACTGACGAGCCTGAATCGCTTGGCGCTATCTCACTCGCTGCACGCGAAAAATTAGATAACTTGATTTTTGTTATTAACTGTAATCTTCAGCGGCTCGATGGCCCAGTCAGAGGCAACGGTAAAATCATCCAAGAGCTAGAAGCCAATTTTCGTGGCAATGGCTGGAACGTCATTAAAGTCCTCTGGGGCTCAGTATGGGATGAGTTTTTAGAGAATGACAAAGATGGGTTGCTACGAAAAGTCATGGAGGAATGCGTTGATGGTGAATATCAAGCCTTTAAAGCCAAAAGTGGCGCCTACACTCGCGACAAGTTTTGGGGCAAACACCCTGACCTCAAAGCTCGTGTTGCCCACCTAAGTGACGATGAAATTTGGGCGATGAAACGCGGTGGCCATGATGTGCAAAAAGTCTATACGGCTTACGACGCGGCAGTCAACACCACAGGCCAACCCACCGTCATCCTCGCCAAAACGGTCAAAGGTTACGGCATGGGCGAAGCGGGTGAAGGACAAAACACCACACACTCACAAAAGAAAATGGGGCGCGATGCCCTCATCCAATTTCGCGATCGGTTCGATATCCCTATTTCTGACGAAGAAATCGATGATGCACCGTTTTACCGTCCACCCGAAGACAGCGAAGAAATCCAATACCTCAAAGGCCTACGTGCCGCATTAGGTGGCTCAATCCCTGCACGACGTTGGCAAATCGAACCACTGCAAACCCCTGAGCTAGAGACGTTCAAAGCACTCTTAGAGTCCTCGGGAGATCGGGAAATGTCAACGACCATGGCGTTGGTTAGGATTTTGAGCACCTTGGCGCGTGATAAAGTGATTGGCAAGCGCATTGTACCCATCGTCCCTGACGAAGCACGGACTTTTGGTATGGAAGGCATGTTTAGACAAATGGGAATATACTCACCCTCTGGACAATTATACGAACCAGAAGACGCCGATCAGCTGATGTGGTACAAAGAGGAAAAAAATGGCCAAATCCTCGAAGAAGGCATCAACGAAGCAGGCGCGATGTCTGACTGGATTGCCGCCTCAACGGCCTATAGCCATCATAATATCCAAATGATTCCATTCTACATTTATTATTCGATGTTTGGATTCCAACGGATTGGTGATTTGGCTTGGGCAGCAGGCGATATGCAAGCCAAAGGCTTTATGATTGGTGGCACGGCTGGGCGAACCACCTTGGCTGGCGAAGGACTCCAACACCAAGACGGACACTCCCACATTAACGCACACACCATTCCAAATTGTATCGCGTATGACCCAACCTTTGCCTATGAACTGGCCGTCATCATTCAAGACGGCATGCGACGTATGTACCAAGAAAACGAATCTGTTTTCTATTACATTACAACGATGAACGAAAATTACACACACCCTGCCATGCCAGACGACCCTAAGGTAAGAGACGGCATTGTCAACGGTATGTATTTGTTCAAAAAAGCAGGTCGCCATAAAATCAAAGCGCAGCTCATGGGATGCGGTGCGATTTTACGTGAGGTTATCGCGGCCGCTGAAATTCTCGAGTCCGAATATCAAGTCGCTTGTAATATTTGGTCGACGCCAGGTATTAACCAGCTGAGAAAAAACGGCGAAGACTGTGAGCGCTGGAGTCTATTGCATCCTGACAAAAAACCGCGCTTGCCATTTATTACACAGTGCCTAGACAAACAAACTGGGCCTGTCGTTTGCGCGACAGACTACATCAAGCTGTATGCCGACTCACTACGACCTTATGTGCCCAATAAATTTGTTGCGCTAGGCACAGACGGCTACGGACGCTCTGACACACGAAAAAAATTGCGCGAGCATTTCGAAGTCAACGCCAAACACATTGTTGTATCGACCCTCTGCGCACTACACGACATGGGAGAGGTGGATTTAAAAACGGTCAAAGCCGCGTTTAAAAAATACGACATCAACCCCGACAAACCTAACCCTGTCACACAATAA